In one Neobacillus sp. WH10 genomic region, the following are encoded:
- a CDS encoding IS256 family transposase yields the protein MTQLQFNLNIDDLKDSVMNSDIDAVIKASIVLVLNSVMEKERDDYLHAGTYERTTDRRDYRNGYYERELLLSIGKVTLKVPRTRNGEFSPSVFERYSRCDQAFVLSMLEMVVNGVSTRKVKNIVQQLCGESVSKSFVSSLTEKLDPIVNTWANRPLNTTYYPYIFADAMYIKVREHHHVVSKAVYIATAINEHNGREILGLKVDHSESFEAWQRFFQYLQSRGLQSPKLIISDAHKGLKKAIAEEFVGTTWQRCTVHFKRNIFNQLPKKDVDEVKIGLKRMFEAVKIEDARNFKEEFLKSFGENPKLTKAIETLEDGFEDAIQYLNHPSKYHKYIRSTNSLERLNQEVRRREKVIRIFPNTQSAFRLIGAVLMDIGDEQANKKIAV from the coding sequence TTGACTCAACTTCAGTTTAACCTAAATATTGACGATTTAAAAGATTCTGTAATGAATTCTGATATTGACGCAGTTATCAAAGCATCTATAGTCCTTGTATTAAATTCAGTGATGGAAAAAGAACGTGATGATTATTTACATGCTGGAACTTACGAACGTACAACGGACCGTCGGGACTACCGAAATGGCTACTATGAGCGAGAGCTGCTTTTAAGTATTGGTAAAGTAACCTTGAAAGTACCCCGTACACGTAACGGAGAGTTCTCACCTTCTGTATTTGAAAGATATTCCCGGTGTGACCAAGCATTTGTTCTTTCAATGCTCGAAATGGTGGTGAACGGGGTATCCACTCGAAAGGTGAAAAATATAGTACAACAATTATGTGGTGAGAGCGTTTCAAAATCATTTGTTTCTTCCCTAACAGAAAAGCTCGATCCAATTGTTAACACATGGGCAAATAGGCCTCTAAATACAACATACTATCCCTACATTTTTGCGGATGCCATGTATATCAAAGTAAGGGAACATCACCATGTAGTGTCTAAGGCCGTTTATATTGCAACTGCGATTAATGAACATAATGGGCGGGAAATCCTCGGTTTAAAAGTAGACCACTCTGAAAGCTTTGAGGCCTGGCAAAGATTTTTTCAGTACTTACAATCACGCGGTCTACAATCACCTAAATTGATCATATCAGATGCACATAAGGGCTTAAAAAAGGCTATTGCCGAAGAATTTGTGGGGACTACTTGGCAACGCTGCACAGTACATTTTAAACGCAATATCTTTAATCAATTGCCCAAAAAAGACGTGGATGAGGTGAAAATAGGCTTAAAAAGAATGTTTGAGGCTGTAAAAATTGAGGATGCGAGGAATTTCAAAGAGGAGTTTCTAAAGAGTTTTGGAGAAAATCCAAAATTAACAAAAGCAATAGAAACATTGGAAGATGGCTTCGAAGATGCCATTCAATATTTAAACCACCCTTCGAAATATCACAAATATATTCGTAGTACAAATTCATTGGAACGATTGAATCAAGAAGTTAGAAGAAGGGAAAAAGTTATACGAATTTTTCCCAATACACAATCAGCGTTCAGATTAATAGGGGCAGTTTTAATGGACATTGGAGATGAACAAGCAAATAAAAAAATAGCAGTATGA
- a CDS encoding histidine kinase N-terminal domain-containing protein encodes MFTGEQTDLIDFFNQNKEKLLEEWENAIVINLDDPFRMKIRENGEALLNVLLTMHLRSNQELLDIIEKIAIEVSEERVLADINIGDFVYNVNLGRTILYSYLSKTGISWSEMQKSINLINFCFDKFLYYAVSHFSEAKNKIIEEKTMFIDSTHQDRLTLLGQMTSSFIHEFRNPLTSIQGFIQLLKADFPNMRYLDIISCELEQLNFRISQFLLLSKKELIGKEKVQFGLNKLIDEVLNFLYPSILDGKVKIKKDLSEDFSLNGYADEIRQVFINIIFNAIDVLNHHETPTPTIEISSCLENNQQIKICISNNGPVIPAELRKTIFEPFFTTKKLGTGLGLFVCKEIIEKHKGNLTCDSSMDKTTFSIYLPFALTPAGQDETIL; translated from the coding sequence ATGTTTACGGGAGAACAAACAGATTTAATCGATTTTTTTAATCAAAATAAAGAAAAATTGTTAGAAGAATGGGAAAATGCTATTGTGATTAATCTTGATGACCCCTTCAGAATGAAAATTCGTGAAAACGGGGAAGCACTATTAAATGTGCTACTTACTATGCATTTAAGATCTAACCAAGAACTGTTAGATATTATTGAAAAAATTGCGATAGAAGTGTCAGAAGAAAGGGTATTGGCCGATATTAACATTGGTGATTTCGTCTATAATGTCAATCTTGGCAGAACGATTTTATACAGCTATTTAAGTAAAACAGGAATTTCATGGTCAGAGATGCAGAAATCAATCAATCTGATCAATTTTTGCTTTGATAAATTTTTATATTATGCCGTATCCCATTTTTCGGAAGCAAAAAATAAAATTATTGAAGAAAAGACGATGTTCATTGATTCGACACATCAGGATCGTTTGACACTTCTCGGACAAATGACCTCAAGTTTTATTCATGAATTTAGAAACCCGCTCACATCTATTCAAGGGTTTATTCAATTACTTAAAGCTGATTTTCCAAATATGAGGTATTTAGATATCATTTCATGTGAATTAGAACAGCTTAATTTTCGAATATCCCAGTTCTTATTACTTTCCAAAAAAGAATTAATTGGGAAGGAGAAGGTTCAATTCGGGTTAAATAAACTTATTGATGAAGTATTAAACTTCCTTTATCCAAGTATTCTTGACGGTAAAGTAAAAATCAAAAAAGATTTAAGTGAAGATTTTAGCTTGAATGGCTATGCTGATGAAATCAGGCAGGTTTTTATTAATATCATATTTAATGCCATTGATGTTCTAAATCATCATGAGACTCCTACTCCCACCATAGAGATTAGCAGCTGTTTGGAAAATAACCAGCAAATTAAAATCTGTATTTCCAATAATGGCCCAGTGATCCCGGCAGAGTTACGAAAAACAATTTTCGAACCTTTTTTCACCACTAAGAAGCTTGGGACAGGTCTTGGATTATTTGTATGTAAAGAAATCATTGAAAAACATAAAGGAAATTTAACCTGTGATTCTTCGATGGATAAAACTACTTTTTCAATTTACTTACCTTTTGCCTTAACACCTGCCGGTCAGGATGAAACAATATTATAA
- a CDS encoding penicillin-binding protein 1A, with product MFKSKMNGILKNWKKWHLLQVIVLLVLIIILSFFGLLYYFSKDADISELKNELPQPTVFYDVSGNVASKVSANKNEGVPIEEVPDSMKNAVIAVEDHRFYRHNGVDLIGMSRALFRDLKAGEMVEGGSTITQQLTKNTILTSEKTLKRKMQEVFLAIAVEREYTKQEILQMYLNQIYFGNGAYGIKQAASKYFAKEVKDLSISESALLAGLIKAPSALNPYEHMEKATDRRNLVLALMKQQGFISSKQYEKAKQEKVVLNDKGGDPFRGKYPYYVDQVLDEAINQYGFTQDELLTGGYQIYTELDPTMQSAMEQTYQNDALFPKGNDRLVQSGGVLLDPKTGGIRALVGGRGEHTFRGYNRASQLKAQPGSSFKPLAVYTPALEEGWKITDMLKDEPMKFGNYQPSNYDHQYAGEVPMYEAVKESKNVSAVWLLNELGIEKGMDSINRFGISLDKEDHNLSMALGGLHKGVSPLNMAEAYSVFPNNGVRIKAHAIKKIVDSNGNVVAEWKVQKERVTTKAVTDDMTTMLLGVVEQGTGKPAQIPGRETAGKTGSTQVPIKGINGLKDQWFVGYTPQLVGSIWVGYDKTDAEHYITPTSGTGASVIFREVMNEALKNSPNQSFKVTHISTLIEQRKKEEEEKNRDNFQEKFNNEVQKWEEKWNKQKEKWDNKHKNKEKGNEH from the coding sequence GTGTTTAAAAGTAAAATGAATGGAATTTTAAAAAACTGGAAAAAGTGGCATTTGCTCCAAGTAATCGTGTTATTGGTGTTAATAATAATCCTAAGCTTTTTTGGACTTCTATATTATTTTTCTAAGGATGCAGATATATCAGAACTGAAAAATGAACTGCCCCAGCCCACCGTTTTTTATGATGTAAGCGGGAACGTGGCAAGTAAGGTATCAGCCAATAAAAATGAAGGAGTGCCAATTGAGGAAGTACCAGATTCAATGAAAAATGCCGTCATTGCCGTTGAGGATCATCGATTTTACCGGCATAATGGTGTTGATTTAATAGGTATGTCTAGAGCTCTCTTCCGTGACCTGAAGGCAGGCGAGATGGTCGAGGGCGGCAGTACGATCACACAGCAATTAACGAAAAATACGATTCTAACTTCTGAAAAAACGCTAAAAAGAAAAATGCAGGAAGTATTTTTAGCCATTGCTGTTGAAAGGGAGTACACAAAACAAGAAATCCTGCAAATGTATTTGAACCAAATTTATTTTGGAAATGGTGCATATGGTATTAAACAAGCGGCCAGCAAATATTTTGCAAAAGAGGTTAAAGATCTGTCTATTAGCGAATCAGCATTACTAGCAGGGCTAATAAAGGCGCCTTCTGCTCTTAATCCTTATGAACATATGGAAAAGGCAACAGATAGACGAAATCTGGTGTTAGCCCTAATGAAACAGCAAGGATTTATATCCAGCAAGCAATATGAAAAAGCGAAACAGGAAAAAGTTGTCTTGAATGATAAAGGCGGCGACCCGTTCCGCGGGAAATACCCATACTATGTTGATCAAGTATTAGATGAGGCTATTAATCAATACGGGTTTACACAGGATGAATTATTGACAGGAGGCTACCAGATTTATACAGAGCTTGATCCGACTATGCAATCGGCGATGGAGCAAACCTATCAAAATGATGCATTATTTCCAAAAGGAAATGACCGTCTTGTGCAAAGCGGTGGTGTTTTACTTGATCCAAAAACAGGCGGGATTAGGGCTCTTGTCGGTGGGAGAGGGGAGCATACCTTTAGGGGCTATAATCGCGCCTCCCAATTAAAAGCCCAGCCCGGTTCTTCCTTTAAACCTTTAGCTGTCTATACTCCGGCACTTGAAGAGGGTTGGAAAATCACAGACATGTTAAAAGACGAGCCAATGAAGTTTGGGAATTATCAACCTAGCAATTATGACCATCAATATGCAGGTGAAGTACCAATGTATGAAGCGGTAAAGGAATCAAAAAATGTTTCAGCGGTATGGCTCCTAAATGAATTAGGAATTGAAAAAGGGATGGATTCGATTAACCGTTTTGGTATTTCATTAGACAAAGAAGATCATAATTTATCAATGGCCCTTGGCGGCTTGCATAAGGGCGTTTCACCATTGAACATGGCAGAAGCTTATTCAGTTTTTCCTAATAACGGTGTTAGAATCAAAGCTCATGCGATCAAAAAAATTGTTGATTCCAATGGCAATGTCGTAGCTGAGTGGAAGGTCCAAAAAGAGCGGGTAACGACAAAAGCTGTTACCGACGATATGACAACAATGCTTCTTGGTGTTGTAGAGCAAGGAACAGGAAAACCGGCACAAATACCAGGCCGGGAAACGGCGGGGAAAACAGGATCTACACAGGTTCCGATTAAAGGGATCAACGGTTTGAAGGATCAATGGTTTGTAGGCTATACACCGCAGTTAGTAGGATCGATTTGGGTTGGCTATGATAAAACGGATGCTGAGCATTATATAACGCCCACTAGCGGAACAGGGGCATCGGTTATTTTCCGAGAAGTCATGAATGAAGCTTTAAAAAATTCACCAAACCAAAGCTTTAAGGTAACCCATATTTCTACACTAATTGAACAGAGAAAAAAGGAAGAAGAAGAAAAGAATCGCGATAATTTTCAAGAGAAATTTAATAATGAAGTGCAAAAGTGGGAAGAAAAATGGAACAAACAAAAAGAGAAGTGGGATAATAAACACAAGAATAAAGAAAAAGGCAACGAACATTAA
- a CDS encoding FeoB-associated Cys-rich membrane protein: MIASVIIGVAIFGYASFALVKFINKSKKGKCAACDLKKSCSSQCGLPPNVK, translated from the coding sequence ATGATTGCCAGTGTTATCATCGGTGTTGCGATTTTTGGATACGCCAGCTTTGCATTAGTGAAGTTTATAAATAAATCGAAAAAGGGAAAATGCGCCGCATGTGATTTAAAAAAGTCATGTTCAAGCCAGTGCGGCCTGCCGCCCAATGTAAAATAA
- a CDS encoding sigma-Y antisigma factor component has product MNKDLSLITIIVVVVILLTQSIYLFMDARKHSHNYWLWGIVGLIQAPMPTLFYLIFVRKIFSRKMPKMGDSHNDDCYD; this is encoded by the coding sequence ATGAATAAGGATCTTTCGTTAATCACCATTATTGTTGTTGTCGTAATTTTATTAACGCAAAGCATATATTTATTTATGGATGCTAGAAAACACAGCCATAATTATTGGCTCTGGGGAATTGTCGGTCTAATTCAAGCCCCAATGCCAACGCTATTCTATTTAATTTTTGTGCGAAAAATTTTTAGTAGAAAAATGCCTAAAATGGGGGATTCTCATAATGATGATTGTTACGACTGA
- a CDS encoding GNAT family protein encodes MFTLKVDHEIELQLFQTHHAIKLYKLVEENREHLREWMPWVDNMTTLYHFESIIPMWLTQFAENSGMNVGIVYKGELVGSLGLNQIDWYNSMASIGYYLAKNAEGHGIITRSVHAFLNYAFFQLGLNRIEIRCGVKNKKSRAIPERLGFVKEGKLRDGEHLNGHFHDLIVYSKLAREWNSLHI; translated from the coding sequence ATGTTTACATTAAAAGTTGACCATGAAATCGAACTTCAATTGTTTCAAACACATCATGCCATAAAGCTGTATAAACTTGTAGAGGAAAATCGTGAACATTTACGCGAATGGATGCCATGGGTGGATAATATGACAACCCTTTATCATTTTGAGTCCATTATTCCGATGTGGCTCACGCAATTTGCTGAAAATAGCGGAATGAACGTTGGTATTGTTTATAAAGGGGAACTCGTTGGCTCGTTGGGCTTGAATCAAATAGATTGGTACAATAGCATGGCAAGTATCGGTTATTATCTCGCTAAAAATGCTGAAGGCCATGGTATTATCACTCGGTCTGTCCATGCCTTTCTTAATTATGCCTTTTTCCAATTAGGATTAAACCGTATAGAAATTCGCTGTGGTGTGAAAAACAAAAAAAGCAGGGCGATTCCTGAACGGCTTGGTTTTGTGAAAGAGGGAAAACTTAGGGACGGAGAACATTTAAATGGTCATTTTCATGATCTAATTGTTTATAGCAAGCTTGCACGTGAATGGAATTCCTTGCACATTTAA
- the feoB gene encoding ferrous iron transport protein B, whose translation MEIALIGNPNTGKTSLFNNLTGSYEYVGNWSGVTVEKKVGVFKNNIGHLIDLPGVYTLNPLSKDEGVVTSFFLNESVDRLLNILDASQLDRNLHLTLQLLEFEKPALIGLNMIDVANKRGIEIDASKLSDALGVPVVPVVARSGKGCDKLVDVIATKSIRPAKKNLVYYGKEVEEAIIELTGEMMGKTDHSTRFLAIQYIEGNEYVKNYVKSIADSKKLQAIMANLESKLLQQNDIKSLANFIYLKRKEVIEGIVAEVAKKSDSVIPLSEKIDSIVTNRFLGMPIFLLLMYLMFMLTFDWLGTPLSDALDAFLTGPVTVGFENVLTAINASDFIHALIIDGLIAGVGGVLVFVPQIFILFFFISLLEDSGYMARVALVMDRIMESVGLNGKAFIPMIIGFGCNVPGIMAARTIETPRERLLTILLTPLMSCSARLPVYALFVGAFFAGNKAFVVLSLYVLGIVVALILAKIFSTTLLKSETSLFVIELPPYRLPQFQSLWRSTWDKGKGFIRKAGTFIFAGSVFIWLLSYAGPNGLKVDMDHSYLAAIGNVIAPIFDPIGFGTWQASASLITGFLAKEAIISTMNIIYFVPNDASLQGILADYYTPLAAYSFMVFILLYIPCLATTATIYKETGSKKWTAFSMIYAFVIAYVLSLIIYQGGKLFGLV comes from the coding sequence ATGGAAATCGCTCTTATTGGAAACCCGAATACCGGGAAAACTTCATTGTTTAATAATCTAACAGGTTCCTATGAGTATGTTGGTAACTGGAGCGGTGTTACAGTTGAAAAGAAAGTTGGCGTATTCAAAAATAATATCGGTCATTTAATTGATTTACCTGGTGTATACACACTTAATCCTCTTTCAAAGGATGAAGGTGTTGTGACTTCCTTCTTTTTAAATGAGTCCGTTGATCGCTTGTTAAATATATTAGATGCATCGCAATTAGATCGGAATTTACATTTGACACTTCAATTACTTGAATTTGAAAAGCCCGCCTTAATCGGCCTTAATATGATTGATGTGGCGAATAAGCGTGGGATTGAAATAGATGCTTCGAAGCTTTCCGATGCCCTTGGTGTCCCTGTAGTTCCTGTCGTGGCAAGGAGCGGAAAAGGTTGTGACAAGCTAGTCGATGTTATCGCAACGAAATCAATTCGTCCAGCGAAAAAGAACCTTGTCTATTATGGAAAAGAGGTTGAGGAAGCTATTATAGAATTGACCGGTGAAATGATGGGGAAAACCGATCACTCTACACGCTTTCTTGCAATTCAATATATTGAAGGAAATGAATATGTCAAAAACTATGTTAAAAGTATTGCTGATTCAAAAAAATTACAAGCGATTATGGCAAACTTAGAATCGAAACTTTTGCAACAAAATGACATTAAATCATTAGCGAACTTTATTTATTTAAAAAGAAAAGAAGTCATTGAAGGAATCGTCGCAGAAGTAGCGAAAAAAAGTGATTCAGTTATTCCGCTGTCAGAAAAAATCGACAGCATTGTAACAAATCGGTTCCTTGGTATGCCAATCTTTTTGCTGTTAATGTATTTGATGTTTATGCTTACATTTGATTGGCTTGGAACGCCATTATCAGATGCGTTAGATGCCTTTTTAACAGGACCTGTAACAGTTGGATTTGAAAATGTTTTAACAGCCATCAATGCATCAGATTTTATTCATGCCCTAATTATTGATGGATTGATAGCAGGGGTTGGCGGGGTTCTTGTGTTTGTACCGCAAATCTTTATCCTTTTCTTCTTTATTTCATTATTGGAGGATTCCGGATATATGGCACGTGTTGCCTTGGTTATGGACAGGATTATGGAATCGGTAGGATTAAATGGTAAGGCATTTATTCCGATGATAATCGGTTTTGGCTGTAATGTACCTGGAATCATGGCTGCTAGAACTATTGAAACCCCGAGGGAGAGGCTTTTAACGATTCTCCTGACACCATTAATGTCTTGTTCAGCCCGCTTGCCCGTTTATGCATTATTTGTAGGAGCTTTTTTTGCCGGCAATAAGGCATTTGTGGTTCTTAGCCTTTATGTTCTTGGTATCGTTGTAGCATTAATCTTAGCAAAAATCTTTTCTACTACTTTATTAAAATCAGAAACATCTTTATTTGTTATCGAACTGCCTCCTTACAGGCTTCCTCAGTTCCAGTCATTATGGAGAAGCACTTGGGACAAAGGGAAGGGGTTTATTAGAAAGGCAGGTACCTTTATTTTTGCCGGCTCCGTCTTTATCTGGCTGTTATCCTACGCTGGTCCTAATGGATTAAAAGTTGATATGGATCATAGTTATTTAGCTGCGATTGGAAATGTTATTGCGCCAATTTTTGATCCAATTGGTTTTGGTACTTGGCAGGCATCTGCTTCATTAATTACTGGATTCCTTGCTAAAGAAGCCATAATCTCAACTATGAATATTATTTATTTTGTTCCAAATGATGCAAGCCTGCAAGGAATTCTTGCTGATTATTATACCCCTCTTGCTGCTTATAGTTTTATGGTGTTTATCCTTTTGTATATTCCGTGTTTAGCAACTACGGCGACAATTTATAAAGAAACTGGATCAAAAAAATGGACGGCTTTTTCAATGATATATGCATTTGTGATTGCCTATGTACTATCCTTAATTATTTACCAAGGCGGAAAGCTGTTTGGACTGGTTTAA
- a CDS encoding YxlC family protein: MKKQKVIILNSRQQNKKDFETIHELQEGLEEIDEFPVYTPNLQWFEQIVIQEQQNTRKKLIKDLSVFFIVALIILSGLIISLYQMPAIFIFVQIITSIFIVVYTSIRIMKKANHI; this comes from the coding sequence GTGAAGAAACAGAAAGTCATTATCCTGAACAGCAGACAACAAAATAAAAAAGATTTTGAAACTATTCACGAACTGCAAGAGGGATTAGAAGAAATCGATGAATTCCCAGTCTATACACCTAATTTACAATGGTTTGAACAAATAGTTATCCAAGAGCAGCAAAACACAAGGAAAAAATTAATCAAAGATTTGTCGGTCTTTTTTATTGTCGCATTAATTATTTTGAGCGGGTTAATCATTTCCCTTTATCAAATGCCTGCTATTTTTATTTTTGTGCAAATTATTACATCTATCTTTATTGTGGTATACACAAGTATTCGGATAATGAAGAAGGCGAATCATATATGA
- the sigY gene encoding RNA polymerase sigma factor SigY, with protein sequence MMGEREGYYRMDALIKNAKKGDHLAFAMLFKENYPFLVKYLMKITMNPDTAEELAQETMAKCVQKIHLYNGKSKFTTWLISIATNTYIDQCRKMKREKNWQGQEEIYRKLKWHFESRNEEWNDCLEALGRLPEDVRIPIILKHYYGYSYEEIGEWMKISPGTVKSRVHNGIKSVRRELKLGEETESHYPEQQTTK encoded by the coding sequence ATGATGGGGGAAAGAGAGGGCTATTACAGAATGGATGCATTGATAAAAAATGCGAAAAAAGGGGATCATCTTGCCTTTGCCATGTTATTTAAAGAAAATTATCCATTCCTTGTAAAGTATTTAATGAAAATTACAATGAATCCTGATACAGCTGAAGAATTAGCACAAGAGACAATGGCGAAATGTGTTCAAAAGATTCACCTTTATAATGGTAAAAGTAAATTTACCACATGGCTCATTTCAATAGCGACGAATACATATATTGACCAATGTCGAAAAATGAAAAGAGAGAAAAACTGGCAGGGACAAGAGGAAATATACCGTAAATTGAAATGGCATTTTGAAAGCAGAAATGAAGAATGGAATGATTGCCTCGAGGCACTGGGTAGATTACCTGAGGACGTTCGAATTCCTATTATTTTGAAGCATTACTATGGTTATTCCTACGAAGAAATTGGAGAATGGATGAAAATTTCTCCTGGAACAGTTAAATCAAGGGTGCATAACGGAATAAAGTCAGTTAGAAGGGAGCTGAAGCTAGGTGAAGAAACAGAAAGTCATTATCCTGAACAGCAGACAACAAAATAA
- a CDS encoding nuclease-related domain-containing protein, with translation MAYKPRTEREEIPILRSLKARMELSEEDIWNYFNLKKGFEGEVMFDLLTEKLQSECFILNDLLLELNNSKFQIDTLVVQDTIYLFDVKNHEGDYYYEKGDFISKSRKLMNNPLDQLKRCETLLRQLLQKYGFKLPVEAWVVFINPEFTLYQAPKHEQIIYPTQLNTLLKKLNMWTGKLNGNHKKLADLLVSMHLVESPYPRIPPYEYEELRKGIICSSCQSILPSVTGRKIVCGDCGCNEGVDAAVLRSVRELKLLFPDRKITTKGVKEWCGGIISKDVIRRNLNQNYKANGFGRWFYYE, from the coding sequence ATGGCTTATAAGCCGCGAACAGAACGGGAAGAAATACCGATATTAAGAAGTTTAAAAGCCCGAATGGAGTTATCTGAAGAAGACATATGGAACTATTTTAACCTAAAAAAGGGGTTTGAAGGGGAAGTGATGTTTGACTTATTAACTGAAAAGCTCCAAAGTGAATGTTTTATATTAAATGATTTGTTGCTGGAGCTAAACAATTCTAAGTTCCAAATTGACACATTAGTTGTTCAAGACACAATATACCTTTTTGATGTTAAAAATCATGAAGGCGATTATTATTATGAAAAAGGTGATTTCATTTCGAAATCTAGAAAGTTAATGAACAATCCGCTAGACCAACTAAAACGATGTGAAACCCTACTCCGCCAATTGCTCCAAAAATATGGTTTCAAACTGCCCGTTGAAGCGTGGGTGGTGTTCATCAACCCCGAATTTACCCTTTATCAAGCACCGAAACATGAGCAAATCATTTATCCTACACAGCTTAATACCCTATTGAAAAAATTAAATATGTGGACGGGGAAACTCAATGGAAACCATAAAAAGCTTGCAGATCTTTTAGTTTCCATGCATCTGGTTGAATCCCCTTACCCTAGGATTCCACCTTATGAATATGAGGAGCTACGGAAGGGCATTATTTGTTCTTCTTGCCAATCGATTTTGCCTAGTGTTACTGGAAGGAAGATTGTTTGTGGGGATTGTGGCTGTAATGAGGGGGTTGATGCTGCGGTTCTACGGAGTGTAAGGGAACTGAAACTTCTTTTCCCAGATCGGAAGATTACTACTAAAGGTGTTAAGGAATGGTGTGGAGGTATTATTTCGAAGGATGTAATTAGACGAAATCTGAATCAAAACTATAAAGCTAATGGATTTGGCCGATGGTTCTATTATGAGTAA
- a CDS encoding helix-turn-helix domain-containing protein, which yields MTRDEIIMQVSEKLRLIRTEAGYTQDKMADIIGVSKKTLVQIEKGRVRANWPTVVSICALFRETETVQFLFGNEPLEVLETVALDGIDLRKTKTLGGRIWWRVVSQKNGIILQQNILSKHFRILDDRNYRIFSSFDEKLSKQRFKEITNKDMKR from the coding sequence ATGACTAGGGATGAAATTATCATGCAGGTTTCTGAAAAGCTTCGTCTAATACGGACTGAAGCAGGGTATACACAGGATAAAATGGCAGATATTATTGGTGTATCAAAGAAAACACTTGTGCAAATTGAAAAAGGAAGAGTTCGAGCAAACTGGCCTACAGTTGTTTCGATTTGTGCTCTTTTTCGCGAAACGGAAACAGTACAATTTTTATTTGGAAACGAACCCCTAGAGGTACTAGAAACGGTTGCCCTCGATGGAATCGATCTTCGGAAAACAAAAACACTTGGCGGCCGCATTTGGTGGCGAGTAGTATCACAAAAAAATGGGATTATTCTTCAGCAAAATATTTTAAGTAAACATTTTCGGATATTAGATGACAGAAATTACCGCATCTTTAGCAGCTTTGATGAAAAGCTTTCAAAACAGCGCTTTAAAGAAATAACCAATAAAGACATGAAAAGATGA
- the thiT gene encoding energy-coupled thiamine transporter ThiT, translating to MNKKRSNTLFITEIAVFTALAYLLDLLSGFLMARFWPQGGSISIAMVPIFLMAYRWGIKGGLLTGFLLGLLQFILGFAQIYTIVQGIIDYFIAFTVVGFAGIFVGQIQNSLAEGKKGKWMIYAVTGAFFGSFLRYLCHVVSGIVFFGEYAPKGQPVTIYSLIYNGTYMLPSFVISAIIIILVIGAMPKKSFLQEH from the coding sequence TTGAACAAAAAGAGAAGTAACACGCTATTTATTACGGAAATTGCTGTTTTTACTGCACTTGCCTATTTACTTGACTTGTTATCGGGATTCTTAATGGCACGATTTTGGCCGCAGGGCGGGTCCATTTCTATCGCTATGGTGCCAATTTTCCTTATGGCATACCGTTGGGGAATAAAGGGAGGATTATTAACAGGTTTTTTACTTGGATTATTACAATTTATTCTTGGCTTCGCACAAATTTATACCATTGTTCAAGGTATCATTGATTATTTTATCGCCTTTACAGTCGTTGGCTTCGCAGGCATTTTTGTTGGTCAAATCCAAAATTCCCTTGCTGAAGGGAAAAAAGGTAAATGGATGATATATGCAGTAACAGGTGCTTTTTTTGGGAGTTTTCTTCGCTATCTATGTCATGTTGTTTCCGGAATTGTGTTCTTTGGTGAATATGCGCCTAAGGGCCAACCGGTAACCATTTACTCGCTCATATATAATGGAACGTATATGCTCCCAAGCTTTGTAATCAGTGCGATAATTATCATTCTTGTGATCGGTGCAATGCCAAAGAAAAGTTTTTTACAAGAACATTAA
- a CDS encoding FeoA family protein has product MFGSLKAGDKGKVINISHVGHLVQRRLLDLGITEGSEVCVKCVMPFGGPIMIESCGQCVGIRRKEAVQIEVERI; this is encoded by the coding sequence ATGTTTGGTTCTTTAAAAGCAGGAGATAAGGGAAAGGTCATTAACATTTCTCATGTTGGTCACCTGGTACAAAGACGTTTGCTTGACTTAGGTATTACCGAAGGATCGGAAGTGTGCGTGAAATGCGTCATGCCCTTTGGCGGCCCAATTATGATTGAATCATGTGGACAATGCGTTGGAATTCGCCGCAAAGAAGCAGTTCAGATTGAAGTGGAGAGAATATAA